In Nocardioides dokdonensis FR1436, the following are encoded in one genomic region:
- a CDS encoding bifunctional metallophosphatase/5'-nucleotidase, with amino-acid sequence MSSRSWAGRATRPLAVGLGLGLAASALTLTTTTAAYAADPVDVTIVGINDFHGRLLPARDAGGAAKLASAVDSVRAAHPNTIFAAAGDLIGASTFESFIQQDKPTIDALNEAGLDVSAVGNHEFDQGYDDLVNRVMKPASDANPYGGAEWAYIGANVKMRDTGSDALEPTYVQTVGTGDQAVEVGFIGAVTEHLPELVTPAGISEIVVTDIVDEVNAEADSLEAAGVDVIVMLVHEGAPKASCTDIAALGADTDFGSIVKDVDSSVDAIVSGHTHLAYDCKIGSAEAPATLRPVVSAGQYGFNINRLSFSVDPASGSIAGVDTELINVARTAEPFPEDAAVKKIVDDAVAVSDELGAAPLGEIAGPFTRAKRADGTTENRGGESTVGNLVGEVQRWATGTDIAFMNPGGLRDDIIGLAEGGYPATVTYKQAAIVQPFANTLVKMGLTGTQLKSLLEEQWQPDGSSRPFLHLGASDGFEWTYDPTAARGERITGMWLKGEPIDAGTTYSVTANSFLASGGDNFGTFAAGSNPTDTGQSDLQAMVDYMEEFGSEAPVAVDYAQHSVGVSFPDDAPATYAAGDTLAMDLSSLLLAPTKDVAGLSDDEVEVFLAGRSVGVFDVDNTVVSDVADENGTASVSLTVPAYSGSPDSVRVVGTTTGTEVEVPVAFEAGTDAVVEAKRRPKGAIKAGKRLKVTAIVTIDGEPASGEVTLTGSGVDKTIELNKNGKAKTKVGPFTKGKHTILVSYGDFSDLLRFQVR; translated from the coding sequence GCCGTCGACTCGGTGCGCGCCGCGCACCCGAACACGATCTTCGCCGCGGCCGGTGACCTCATCGGCGCCTCGACCTTCGAGTCGTTCATCCAGCAGGACAAGCCGACGATCGACGCCCTGAACGAAGCGGGCCTCGACGTGTCCGCGGTCGGCAACCACGAGTTCGACCAGGGTTACGACGACCTGGTCAACCGGGTCATGAAGCCCGCCTCCGACGCCAACCCCTACGGCGGGGCCGAGTGGGCCTACATCGGCGCGAACGTGAAGATGCGTGACACCGGCTCCGACGCCCTCGAGCCGACATACGTGCAGACGGTCGGGACGGGAGACCAGGCCGTCGAGGTCGGCTTCATCGGCGCCGTGACCGAGCACCTGCCCGAGCTGGTGACCCCTGCGGGCATCTCGGAGATCGTGGTCACCGACATCGTCGACGAGGTGAACGCGGAGGCGGACTCCCTCGAGGCCGCCGGCGTGGACGTCATCGTGATGCTCGTCCACGAGGGCGCGCCGAAGGCGAGCTGCACCGACATCGCGGCGCTGGGCGCCGACACCGACTTCGGCTCCATCGTCAAGGACGTCGACTCCTCGGTGGACGCCATCGTCTCGGGACACACGCACCTGGCCTACGACTGCAAGATCGGGTCCGCCGAGGCGCCCGCGACGCTGCGTCCGGTCGTGTCCGCCGGCCAGTACGGCTTCAACATCAACCGGCTCAGCTTCAGCGTCGACCCGGCCAGCGGGAGCATCGCGGGCGTCGACACCGAGCTCATCAACGTCGCGCGCACCGCGGAGCCCTTCCCGGAGGACGCGGCGGTCAAGAAGATCGTCGACGACGCCGTGGCTGTCTCCGACGAGCTCGGCGCGGCACCTCTCGGCGAGATCGCCGGTCCCTTCACCCGCGCCAAGCGTGCCGACGGCACCACCGAGAACCGGGGCGGGGAGTCCACGGTGGGCAACCTCGTCGGGGAGGTCCAGCGATGGGCCACCGGCACCGACATCGCGTTCATGAACCCCGGTGGTCTGCGCGACGACATCATCGGCCTCGCCGAGGGTGGCTACCCCGCGACGGTGACCTACAAGCAGGCCGCGATCGTCCAGCCCTTCGCCAACACCCTGGTGAAGATGGGGCTGACCGGCACCCAGCTGAAGTCGCTGCTCGAGGAGCAGTGGCAGCCGGACGGCTCCTCGCGCCCGTTCCTGCACCTCGGCGCCTCGGACGGCTTCGAGTGGACCTACGACCCGACCGCGGCGCGCGGCGAGCGGATCACCGGCATGTGGCTCAAGGGTGAGCCCATCGACGCCGGGACCACCTACTCGGTGACCGCCAACTCGTTCCTGGCCTCGGGCGGTGACAACTTCGGCACCTTCGCCGCCGGTTCGAACCCGACCGACACCGGTCAGTCCGACCTGCAGGCCATGGTCGACTACATGGAGGAGTTCGGCTCCGAGGCCCCCGTGGCCGTGGACTACGCCCAGCACAGCGTGGGTGTGAGCTTCCCCGACGACGCCCCGGCGACCTACGCCGCCGGTGACACCCTGGCGATGGACCTCTCCTCGCTGCTGCTGGCCCCGACCAAGGATGTCGCCGGTCTCAGCGACGACGAGGTCGAGGTCTTCCTGGCCGGCAGGTCCGTGGGCGTCTTCGACGTCGACAACACCGTCGTCAGCGACGTCGCCGACGAGAACGGCACCGCCTCGGTCAGCCTGACCGTGCCCGCCTACTCCGGTTCGCCGGACTCGGTGCGCGTGGTCGGCACCACCACCGGCACCGAGGTCGAGGTCCCGGTCGCGTTCGAGGCCGGCACCGACGCCGTCGTCGAGGCCAAGCGTCGCCCCAAGGGCGCCATCAAGGCCGGCAAGCGGCTCAAGGTGACCGCGATCGTCACCATCGACGGTGAGCCCGCCTCCGGCGAGGTCACCCTCACCGGCTCGGGCGTCGACAAGACGATCGAGCTGAACAAGAACGGCAAGGCCAAGACCAAGGTCGGTCCCTTCACGAAGGGCAAGCACACCATCCTCGTCAGTTACGGGGACTTCTCGGACCTGTTGCGCTTCCAGGTCCGCTGA
- a CDS encoding ExeM/NucH family extracellular endonuclease — MPVSTRATRRLAPLLAGTLGLAALATGVSIAPASAVSPGLVISEAYGGGGNSGATYTHDFIELHNPTDAAISVDGMSVQYRSSGSNSAATGVTPLSGTVPAGGHYLVQQNAGANDQLDPLPTPDATGSVSMSGTAFTVWLAEGTTALNPVAGSVTSAPGVVDLLGVNSNTFETAKTGATSNSTSAGRTSPDGDNNLAEFTVGAPGPQNSGGGGGEPEPTEPVEATIPEIQGSGATSPLAGQDVVTTGVVTAAPRFLYGFYLQDPQGDGDAATSDGVFVYYPQGSGSISVQPGDHVEVTGEVDEYAGQTQVVSSEAGTVALVEPADEVSAYTGQWPATDAAKESLEAMLFSPQGGFTVTETYNTNRFGEVGLARGDKPLIQPTEVADAQDAAAIAAVEADNAARAITLDDGSGTDYTRNSSLTPAYISNEAPVRVGAAVDFTEDVILTQGGSPSSPTYRFQPLVSVDGENFPATSPATFENTRTEAPDAAQIAADGTPDLTVASFNVLNYFTTLGDPDDDNVGNDGCTSYTDRDGDGTTVRGGCDLRGAWDPQDLARQQEKIVAAINGLDADVVGLMEIENSAALGEEADEATETLVAALNADAGAGTWAANPSSTELPAASEQDVITNALIFKPAAVERVGEARALGDQSASGQAFGNAREPIGQVFAPVDGGEDVLVVVNHFKSKGSGTNDGTGQGNANPDRVAQATALEAWVPAVQGDTGTDAVLLVGDFNSYSMEDPLQVLYEGGYTNVQELSPVEEWSYSFSGLSGSLDHVLANEAALELVTGTDIWNINSGESIAMEYSRFNIHGTDFHAPGPYRSSDHDPVVVGLDTSDEAELADADLRVKVRPKHPKVGQRNVKVEVRVVAEGTVPTGEVSIELPDGSTYTAVLDRKGRAKIKVRKAFQESGRQKIVVRYSGDDAVAATEESVTVHVKKSKKSKKSKKGKK, encoded by the coding sequence ATGCCTGTCTCCACCCGGGCCACCCGTCGGTTGGCCCCGCTGCTCGCCGGCACGCTCGGCCTCGCGGCGCTCGCCACCGGCGTCAGCATCGCGCCCGCCTCAGCCGTCAGTCCCGGCCTCGTCATCAGCGAGGCGTACGGCGGCGGCGGCAACTCCGGCGCCACCTACACCCACGACTTCATCGAGCTGCACAACCCCACCGACGCCGCCATCAGTGTCGACGGGATGTCGGTGCAGTACCGCTCCTCCGGAAGCAACAGCGCCGCCACCGGCGTGACCCCGCTGAGTGGCACCGTGCCCGCGGGTGGTCACTACCTGGTCCAGCAGAACGCCGGAGCCAACGACCAGCTCGACCCGTTGCCGACCCCCGACGCGACCGGCTCGGTCTCCATGTCCGGGACGGCCTTCACCGTCTGGCTGGCCGAGGGCACCACCGCCCTCAACCCGGTCGCCGGGTCGGTCACCTCCGCTCCGGGCGTCGTCGACCTGCTCGGCGTCAACAGCAACACCTTCGAGACCGCCAAGACCGGGGCCACCAGCAACTCGACCTCGGCCGGGCGGACGTCGCCCGACGGCGACAACAACCTCGCCGAGTTCACCGTCGGCGCGCCCGGCCCCCAGAACAGCGGAGGCGGTGGCGGAGAGCCGGAGCCGACCGAACCCGTCGAGGCCACGATCCCGGAGATCCAGGGCAGCGGCGCGACCTCCCCGCTCGCCGGGCAGGACGTCGTCACCACCGGCGTCGTCACCGCCGCCCCGCGGTTCCTCTACGGCTTCTACCTCCAGGACCCGCAGGGCGACGGCGACGCCGCGACCTCCGACGGGGTCTTCGTCTACTACCCGCAGGGCTCCGGCTCGATCAGCGTGCAGCCCGGCGACCACGTCGAGGTCACCGGCGAGGTCGACGAGTACGCCGGCCAGACGCAGGTGGTCTCCTCCGAGGCCGGCACCGTCGCGCTCGTCGAGCCCGCCGACGAGGTGTCGGCGTACACGGGGCAGTGGCCGGCCACCGACGCGGCCAAGGAGTCGCTCGAGGCCATGCTCTTCAGCCCGCAGGGTGGGTTCACGGTCACCGAGACCTACAACACCAACCGGTTCGGCGAGGTCGGTCTGGCCCGCGGCGACAAGCCGTTGATCCAGCCCACCGAGGTGGCCGACGCCCAGGACGCGGCGGCCATCGCCGCGGTCGAGGCCGACAACGCCGCCCGGGCGATCACGCTCGACGACGGCTCCGGCACCGACTACACCCGCAACAGCTCGCTCACCCCGGCCTACATCTCCAACGAGGCCCCGGTCCGCGTGGGTGCCGCGGTGGACTTCACCGAGGACGTCATCCTCACCCAGGGCGGTTCGCCGAGCTCGCCGACCTACCGGTTCCAGCCGCTGGTGTCGGTCGACGGGGAGAACTTCCCGGCGACCTCGCCGGCGACGTTCGAGAACACCCGCACCGAGGCACCCGACGCCGCCCAGATCGCGGCCGACGGCACCCCGGACCTGACGGTGGCGTCCTTCAACGTGCTGAACTACTTCACCACCCTGGGTGACCCCGACGACGACAACGTCGGCAACGACGGCTGCACCTCCTACACCGACCGGGACGGCGACGGCACCACCGTGCGCGGCGGCTGCGACCTCCGCGGCGCCTGGGACCCCCAGGACCTCGCCCGGCAGCAGGAGAAGATCGTCGCGGCGATCAACGGCCTCGACGCCGACGTCGTCGGCCTGATGGAGATCGAGAACTCCGCAGCCCTGGGCGAGGAGGCCGACGAGGCCACCGAGACCCTGGTCGCGGCACTCAACGCCGACGCCGGTGCCGGCACCTGGGCGGCAAACCCGTCCTCGACCGAGCTGCCCGCCGCCAGCGAGCAGGACGTCATCACCAACGCCCTGATCTTCAAGCCCGCCGCGGTCGAGCGGGTCGGCGAGGCCCGTGCCCTGGGCGACCAGAGCGCGAGCGGTCAGGCCTTCGGCAACGCCCGCGAGCCCATCGGGCAGGTCTTCGCCCCCGTCGACGGAGGCGAGGACGTCCTCGTCGTCGTCAACCACTTCAAGTCCAAGGGTTCCGGGACCAACGACGGCACCGGCCAGGGCAACGCCAACCCCGACCGGGTCGCCCAGGCGACCGCGCTCGAGGCGTGGGTGCCCGCCGTCCAGGGCGACACCGGCACCGACGCGGTGCTGCTCGTCGGTGACTTCAACTCCTACTCGATGGAGGACCCGCTGCAGGTCCTCTACGAGGGCGGGTACACCAACGTGCAGGAGCTGTCCCCGGTCGAGGAGTGGTCCTACTCCTTCAGTGGGCTCTCCGGCTCGCTGGACCACGTGCTCGCCAACGAGGCCGCGCTCGAGCTGGTCACCGGTACCGACATCTGGAACATCAACTCCGGTGAGTCGATCGCCATGGAGTACAGCCGCTTCAACATCCACGGCACCGACTTCCACGCCCCGGGTCCCTACCGCTCCAGCGACCACGACCCCGTGGTCGTGGGTCTGGACACCAGCGACGAGGCCGAGCTCGCCGACGCCGACCTGCGCGTCAAGGTGCGTCCGAAGCACCCGAAGGTCGGCCAGCGCAACGTCAAGGTCGAGGTGCGCGTGGTCGCCGAGGGCACGGTGCCGACCGGCGAGGTGAGCATCGAGCTGCCCGACGGTTCGACGTACACCGCGGTGCTGGACCGCAAGGGGAGGGCCAAGATCAAGGTCCGCAAGGCCTTCCAGGAGTCCGGCCGCCAGAAGATCGTGGTCCGCTACTCCGGTGACGACGCCGTCGCTGCGACCGAGGAGAGCGTGACCGTGCACGTCAAGAAGAGCAAGAAGAGCAAGAAGAGCAAGAAGGGCAAGAAGTAG
- a CDS encoding glycoside hydrolase family 15 protein, which translates to MALRIEDYALIGDRRTAALVGRNGSIDWLCLPRFDSAACMAALLGSEEHGHWQIEPAGEYESSRRYLSSSSVLETTFRTATGTVTLTDLMPRGDGRADVVRRVRGVEGTVRLCLQWRVRMEYGQVVPWVRREEIGGEQVITAVAGPDLLVLRGPRLPTARDHTHNDEFDVEAGEELTYSMAWMPSHRRVEHLGELDDRIRQTIDQDEDWAQLCRTDLRHPEAVKRSLLTLRLMTHEATGGIVAAPTTSLPEAFGGSRNWDYRYCWLRDAALTLASLLEAGYSDEAMLWRDWLLRAVAGDPHDVQVMYAVDGARRLEEYELDHLPGYEDSRPVRVGNAAVGQLQHDVIGEVMDALERVRGATDEADPNAWALQTALLSGLAENWREPDSGIWEVRGEPRHFTHSQAMVWVAFDRAVRAVEEHGLEGPVEEWRRIRDEVREEVLTRGYDEERGTFTQHYDTDEVDASLLVLGAFGLVDGDDPRMLGTIRAVEEDLMRDGLVLRYRTSSGVDGLDGDEHPFLACSFWLVEAYAEAGRMEDATALYDRLVGLANDVGLYAEEYDPATGRMVGNFPQAFSHLTLTQAAFALARNSNSPSAPR; encoded by the coding sequence ATGGCTCTGCGCATCGAGGACTACGCCCTCATCGGGGACCGACGCACGGCCGCCCTCGTGGGCCGCAACGGGTCGATCGACTGGTTGTGCCTGCCCCGCTTCGACTCCGCGGCCTGCATGGCGGCCCTGCTCGGCAGCGAGGAGCACGGGCACTGGCAGATCGAGCCCGCGGGCGAGTACGAGTCGAGCCGGCGCTACCTGTCCTCCTCCTCGGTCCTCGAGACCACCTTCCGCACCGCGACCGGCACGGTGACCCTCACCGACCTGATGCCCCGCGGCGACGGCCGCGCCGACGTCGTGCGCCGGGTGCGCGGCGTCGAGGGCACCGTGCGCCTGTGCCTGCAGTGGCGGGTACGGATGGAGTACGGCCAGGTGGTGCCGTGGGTGCGCCGGGAGGAGATCGGCGGCGAGCAGGTCATCACCGCCGTCGCCGGCCCCGACCTCCTGGTCCTGCGCGGTCCCCGGCTGCCCACCGCTCGCGACCACACGCACAACGACGAGTTCGACGTCGAGGCCGGCGAGGAGCTGACCTACTCGATGGCCTGGATGCCCTCGCACCGGCGCGTGGAGCACCTCGGCGAGCTCGACGACCGCATCCGCCAGACCATCGACCAAGACGAGGACTGGGCCCAGCTGTGCCGCACCGACCTGCGGCACCCCGAGGCCGTCAAGCGCTCGCTGCTGACCCTGCGCCTGATGACCCACGAGGCCACCGGCGGGATCGTCGCCGCCCCCACGACCTCGCTCCCCGAGGCGTTCGGCGGCTCCCGCAACTGGGACTACCGCTACTGCTGGCTGCGCGACGCGGCACTGACCCTGGCCTCCCTGCTGGAGGCCGGCTACTCGGACGAGGCCATGCTGTGGCGCGACTGGCTGCTGCGCGCCGTCGCCGGCGACCCGCACGACGTGCAGGTGATGTACGCCGTGGACGGCGCCCGCCGGCTCGAGGAGTACGAGCTCGACCACCTGCCCGGCTACGAGGACTCCCGTCCGGTCCGGGTCGGCAACGCCGCCGTCGGCCAGCTGCAGCACGACGTCATCGGCGAGGTGATGGATGCCCTCGAGCGGGTGCGCGGGGCCACCGACGAGGCCGACCCCAACGCCTGGGCCCTGCAGACGGCGCTGCTCTCCGGGCTGGCCGAGAACTGGCGCGAGCCGGACAGCGGGATCTGGGAGGTCCGGGGCGAGCCGCGCCACTTCACGCACTCCCAGGCGATGGTGTGGGTGGCCTTCGACCGAGCGGTGCGCGCGGTCGAGGAGCACGGGCTCGAAGGCCCCGTCGAGGAGTGGCGGCGCATTCGCGACGAGGTCCGCGAGGAGGTGCTGACCCGCGGCTACGACGAGGAGCGCGGCACCTTCACCCAGCACTACGACACCGACGAGGTCGACGCCTCGCTGCTGGTGCTCGGCGCGTTCGGCCTGGTCGACGGCGACGACCCCCGGATGCTGGGCACGATCCGCGCGGTCGAGGAGGACCTGATGCGCGACGGGCTGGTGCTGCGCTACCGCACCTCCTCGGGCGTCGACGGCCTCGACGGTGACGAGCACCCGTTCCTGGCCTGCTCGTTCTGGCTGGTGGAGGCCTACGCCGAGGCCGGGCGCATGGAGGACGCCACGGCGCTGTACGACCGGCTGGTGGGCCTGGCCAACGACGTCGGCCTCTACGCCGAGGAGTACGACCCGGCCACCGGCCGCATGGTCGGGAACTTCCCGCAGGCCTTCAGCCACCTCACGCTCACCCAGGCCGCCTTCGCCTTGGCCCGCAACAGCAACAGCCCGTCCGCACCTCGCTGA
- a CDS encoding CinA family protein encodes MDDTDETTQAIVRALHATLRERGATLATAESLTGGLLAGLFTAVPGSSATYAGGLVTYATELKQSLLGVPDALVAEHGVVSGACAVAMAQGARTVTGATYALSTTGVAGPDRQEGHPVGTVFVGVVGPGVERAVPLLLPGTRSEVRSRTCREAVSVLTQILAG; translated from the coding sequence GTGGACGACACCGACGAGACCACCCAGGCGATCGTGCGGGCGCTGCACGCCACGCTGCGTGAGCGCGGCGCCACACTGGCCACCGCCGAGTCGCTGACCGGGGGGCTGCTGGCCGGGCTGTTCACCGCCGTGCCCGGCTCGTCCGCGACCTACGCCGGCGGACTGGTCACCTACGCCACCGAGCTCAAGCAGTCGCTGCTGGGAGTGCCGGACGCGCTCGTGGCCGAGCACGGCGTGGTGTCCGGGGCCTGCGCGGTGGCGATGGCGCAGGGTGCGCGGACGGTGACCGGGGCGACGTACGCACTGAGCACCACGGGGGTCGCGGGCCCGGACCGCCAGGAGGGCCACCCGGTCGGGACCGTCTTCGTGGGGGTGGTGGGCCCCGGGGTGGAACGGGCCGTGCCGCTGCTGCTGCCCGGGACCCGGAGCGAGGTCCGCAGTCGCACCTGCCGCGAGGCGGTGTCGGTGCTGACGCAGATCCTGGCAGGGTGA
- a CDS encoding helix-turn-helix domain-containing protein, with product MVLFRRLLGDVLRAQRVERGMTLREVSAEARVSLGYISEIERGQKEASSELLASLCNALEVPLSSVLRSVSDAVALEEAVAAATPMVPRPAAARRDSVVASAA from the coding sequence ATGGTGCTGTTTCGTCGGTTGCTCGGCGACGTGCTCCGCGCGCAGCGCGTCGAGCGCGGCATGACCCTGCGTGAGGTCTCCGCGGAGGCCCGCGTGAGCCTCGGTTACATCTCCGAGATCGAGCGGGGGCAGAAGGAGGCGTCCTCCGAGCTGCTCGCCTCGCTCTGCAACGCCCTCGAGGTACCGCTGTCCTCGGTGCTGCGCTCGGTCTCGGACGCGGTCGCCCTCGAGGAGGCCGTGGCCGCGGCCACACCGATGGTGCCGCGCCCCGCAGCCGCCCGACGCGACAGCGTCGTCGCCTCCGCCGCCTGA
- a CDS encoding DNA-formamidopyrimidine glycosylase family protein — translation MPEGDTVYRAARLLDRALTGHTLTVADLRVPQHATADLVGSHVEGTASRGKHLLTRLRPPVGPPLTLHTHLKMEGAWRVLKQGGRWPRPAHQARVVLGDDRVTAVGFSLGIVALLPTAEEDSVVGHLGPDLLGPDWDEPEALRRLLEEPDREVGDALRDQTRLAGLGNMYVAELCFVSGLHPRLPIADVGGLARVVRRGRQMLELNKERAVQSTTGDLRERERMWVYRRDRSPCRRCGTPIAVAQQGPAGRERAIYWCPRCQPEPGTTPGRALPGSSIG, via the coding sequence GTGCCTGAGGGCGACACCGTCTACCGGGCGGCCCGGCTGCTGGACCGGGCCCTCACCGGGCACACGCTCACGGTGGCGGACCTGCGGGTGCCGCAGCACGCGACCGCCGACCTGGTCGGCTCGCACGTCGAGGGCACCGCCTCGCGTGGCAAGCACCTGCTGACGAGGCTGCGCCCGCCCGTCGGTCCCCCGCTGACGCTGCACACGCACCTCAAGATGGAGGGCGCCTGGCGGGTGCTCAAGCAGGGCGGTCGGTGGCCGCGCCCGGCGCACCAGGCCCGCGTCGTGCTCGGCGACGACCGGGTCACCGCGGTCGGCTTCTCCCTCGGCATCGTCGCACTGCTGCCGACCGCCGAGGAGGACTCCGTGGTGGGCCACCTGGGCCCCGACCTGCTGGGTCCCGACTGGGACGAGCCGGAGGCGCTGCGCCGACTGCTGGAGGAGCCCGACCGCGAGGTCGGGGACGCCCTGCGTGACCAGACCCGGCTCGCCGGGCTCGGCAACATGTACGTCGCCGAGCTGTGCTTCGTCTCGGGCCTGCACCCCCGCCTGCCGATCGCCGACGTGGGCGGCCTGGCCCGGGTGGTGCGTCGCGGCCGGCAGATGCTCGAGCTCAACAAGGAGCGGGCGGTGCAGTCGACCACCGGCGACCTGCGCGAACGGGAGCGGATGTGGGTCTACCGCCGAGACCGCTCCCCCTGCCGGCGCTGCGGCACCCCGATCGCCGTGGCCCAGCAGGGACCGGCCGGGCGCGAGCGGGCGATCTACTGGTGCCCGCGCTGCCAGCCGGAGCCGGGGACCACTCCGGGTAGGGCTCTCCCAGGATCGTCGATCGGTTGA